A single Xenopus laevis strain J_2021 chromosome 3S, Xenopus_laevis_v10.1, whole genome shotgun sequence DNA region contains:
- the LOC121402098 gene encoding uncharacterized protein LOC121402098, whose product MLLSVDNLSTQVETIRSDIEKLRTQIIADKGEEEAVKIFSQQREPLNRLREQVAIKKASKLERDANDYLQNRVYTWREDRYQQREDRSYLREDRGRQREYRGRGTYRKAEGQYWQRTRGSSRTGLPAPHGHSHQNYRSTPNAAHMESYASSSSDDYSPSTSSQPFLDVDPREKGYPPKRSYKNPRAPIPREQYPQRLHSKPRF is encoded by the exons ATGCTACTATCAGTCGATAATCTCTCTACGCAAGTGGAGACAATTAGATCAGATATTGAAAAACTCCGTACACAAATAATTGCGGATAAAGGTGAGGAAGAAGCCGTTAAAATCTTCTCACAGCAGCGTGAACCACTCAACAGACTGCGTGAGCAGGTCGCAATTAAAAAAGCATCGAAACTAGAAAGAGACGCGAACGATTATCTTCAAAACCGGGTCTATACATGGCGGGAGGACCGTTACCAGCAGAGGGAAGACCGCTCCTACCTGAGAGAAGATCGCGGCCGCCAGAGGGAGTATCGCGGCAGAGGAACGTACCGGAAAGCAGAGGGACAGTATTGGCAACGCACCAGAGGAAGTTCCCGGACCGGATTGCCAGCCCCACACGGACACTCGCACCAGAACTATCGCTCCACTCCAAATGCTGCACATATGGAGTCATATGCGTCCAGCAGCAGCGACGATTACAGCCCATCCACCTCCAGCCAGCCTTTTTTAGATGTGGATCCACGGGAAAAGGGCTATCCACCGAAGCGCTCATACAAAAACCCTCGAGCACCTATACCAAGGGAGCAATATCCACAGAGACTCCACTCCAAGCCGAG ATTTTGA